The region GCTGCACGTGGTCCTTATGTGTTCTGGTGCTTGTTGTTGATCTCCAAAGCTGGTCTCAATGTTCACAACTCCCACGTCACAGGCCTTCATTCCACCCCTATCATATCAATGACGGTCTGTCATAACAGCGGGACTATTTTCACCTGCTCACTGGATGGTAAGGTGAAGAAGCTCACGCCGGTTTTCACAGATGTTGCTGTTGAGTTTAAACAGGAGGAGATTGCTCTGCCAGAGGGAGTTGCGGGTCGACGGATACATGGCATATCTGTCAGTCCAAATGGTGCCTACCTGGCTCTTATCGCCAATGAGGGCATGATCAATGGGCTCCATCCCGTCAATCGCACTTACCAGGTGCAGTTTGTCACCCTTAAGTCTCCAAACGAAGCAGCTGCTGAGCTGCTTGAGTCTCAAATGCACAATCTCTTCAGAAAGACCGACTTGCTGGACCTGTTGCGTTGGCGGATACTGAAGGACAAAAGCATCCCTTCGGTTCTGCAGAACAATCTAGATGAGAAGCTCCAAACCTCAGGGTCCACCTACTTATGGCGCCTCAAGCTTTTCCTCCTCCGGATGCTCTACAAGTCCATGCAGAAAAGCCCTTCAGAGCATCTGTGGCGGCCGACTTATAGGGAAGGTAAAGCTGTGGATGAGGAAGCGGGTGGAGGTGAAGATGAGATGGCGGAGACCTCCGCTCTAGAAGAGCTCAGGCAAGTCGATGCCGAAAGGCAGTCCAGTGAGGAACAAATGAGGGAGATCAGCAGCAGGATCGAAGAGGTGGAGTCCCAACTGATCCGTGAGAACATGAAGAAGGTGCTGGGCGAGGTGTACCTGCACACCTGTGTCACTCAGAACACATGTATTCCTACCAAAGGTGTGTGTGACTTCCTCACAAATGACCCTGCTAATGAAGACAGGGCAGCCAAGGTGAACCCCCTTCTCACTGTCTCCTGAAAATAAATGTGGTTGTGCTTTTAAATAGCTTTATTTGTCTTAACCACTTAACTGCTTATGCTTCTAAAAGCAGAACTGGATATTTTTGTGAGCATTTTAAGATCATAAGATCAAAACTAGATGATTAAGGCATAAAAATGTAGGCGTTTTTGTGCTTATTTTAACTGGCAAATAAAATGATTCATGCAATGAATTAACTTCCATTTTTAGAAATATACCTTAAGTGTACATTACCCTGCACGTCAGTTTTTTGATGTTTGACCTTCACAGGTGCTGATAGGTCATATCATGAATAAGATGAACAAACAGACGTTTCCAGAGTATTGCAGCCTCTGTAAAGAAGTTCTGCCTTTCACAGACTGCAAACGAGCAGAGTGCAAGAATGGGCACAGATGGCTCAGGTAGGTCAAAATATGGTATATGTCATTATAAaatccaaatatatatatatatatattaaaagtaaatttaaaaagtatgaaattattataatattaatataataaaagctAAGACATACTTTATGGGACATACTTGGTACTGTACTTGTCAAATGAACTCTATAACTGtcacaaaaacattaacttGCATAATAATCTGGAATATGTGCCTATTttacatacaaatgcaattttattcTACAGCTAGTTCATTAACACTTTGGCTATATTTTGCAGTGCCAAGTAAAGTGACACTGTTCTTGGCTCAAATACGACACAGATTGCTGACTTTGATGAACAGATTAACTTttgatattttgtcattttggatATAATTCATACCATATTCTTATTCTGCACTTAATCCTTATGAATACCAGAATGCAGTCTGCTATGCTCTAGTTTTGGATTTTTACAATTACTTTGTAGGTctagattataataatttgtcaATATCATGTCTTCATAATGATCAGACATGAAGAGTGGAAATTTTCATGTATAAAATCACCCTTTCTCCACTGGACTATATGTAGGTGTTGACTAGATTTTGAGTAGATTTGACCCACTTTCAAACCCCTGGCGTGACATTTTATCCATCTGCCTGACTGAAAGGCGATTACTGCCCCTAATGGTGTATCAGGGAAATAGTTGCTTCATTGCTGTCATTCTGATCTCTGCCAAGTACTGATCTAAACCTTCCCCTGCCGTTTCTGTTCATGTGTCTTACTGTCTCTTTCCCTCTTTCTTTCCCTTTCCTTCTTCCTCCCTAAGGTGTGCGCTGTCATATCAGGCCTGTCAGGGTGTGACATACCGCCGCTGTCTATTGCAGGACAGTATTGCCTCAGTAGCAGAGCCCGAGGGTGAGCCATAATGCTGTATCATATCTCCAATTCAGAACCACATTGCACCACACACTTAGACTTTCTGTAATGCAGCAGGAactttgcacacacacaaaacaaaaactctgcTGCCCCACAGCAGTGCAAGCTTAGGATGTCAAATATGCTGGCACTGTGGTATCAAGTCGATATGAAATGATTTTGGTGGGGTTGTACCAACTACATTCTGACTAGAAGGCAGACAGGTTCAAACATTCAGATGCACTTTTCAGTCAAAATGTCCATCTTGGCAATGCATTACTGTAAACAAGTGAATGTAAACGGGCTTGACGGATATGTCAGAATAATAGATTGATGCATTTGGCCTAGTAGTGTAAATACAGCAACtgtctattattttttttttaactcaacatgccattgtttgaatttttattttgtcaatatttctattaatatttatcttttttaaataaatcttgcatgctctttttttttttttttgtgggtttttttcccccctgttaTTTGTATCAAGTACTGACAAGCCTGTTGCCAGAAAACATTTGCCAAATACATCATGTTGCAGAAAATGGGGAAAGACAGACAAGCCATTATGGACAAAATGATTATGCATAATAACTACACACTTATCTCCTTTTCAGATTCAGACTGGATCAAGAAAATACTCCAAGGTCCCTGCATCTTTTGTGACTCCCCTCTCTACTAAAGCAGCGGGGTGAAAGATGACAAAATCTCCACAGCTGACTACTGGATTACTTAAGTGGGCTACATGCCACATAAATGCCTTTTATTACTTGAAAGAGAAACATTTGAAAGTCTATAAAGTATTCactaattattttgtaatataagaCATGTGGGAAATTTTCTTCTCAACAGATCTTTATATTAAAGCCAAGCTTGAGCTAAAAAGtgatgtataatttttttatctcATGAAAACTATGACTGtatgtattaataaattattcaattgtaattttttttttttttttcctgttaaagctgtatatttttgatttgttaatattatgctGCCACGACATCCtacttttgcattaaaaatgcacGCTCTTCCCGTGGCTGATTTTAATTGGTTTAAATAAATCCATTTCCTAATTGGCTTTGGGAACATTTCTATGGATCTGCAAACACCAACTCCCCCATCTCCAAATAATGACTTTTCCTTGGCCTAAAGGAAAAAGATGACTGTACAAGGAAATGAAAAACAGCGAGACAGAgagaaaactgttttaaaacaggATCCAGCCCCTCCAAAGGGCCGAACTCTAATGAGATGCAACAGTAATGAGGAATGGATCCCAGCCGCATATGTGATACCCATTTTAATTAAGATAGCGAGCTTGAGTGCATATTGTTAAACATAGTTAGCCCTTTTTTTGTGGGTCGCAGGGAAGACGCGTGCAGGCCGTGAACCCCAACGGCCTATTCCACACAATGCTGCTAACATACTGGGGTCAATGGTAATCAAAGATAGACTCAGGCTGGTTAGACCCTCAGAATGCTCTCCTCCGTGTCCGTTCTCATCTCCGGTACACCTTGTCGCCTTGCCCTGCGCTCTCTCTAGTGTCACTGAAGATGATAGCTCGCCTCAGGGCTAGTCGGCAGCCCTGTCTTAGGTTTCGGATGGTATCCCGAGATAAAGATGGCCCGATAATTACATACGATTCTGCTCCCATCTCTCGTTCGGCATCAAGGAAAGCATTCCGTACCATCAAAgggcttaaaaataaagtaatcaGTGTGTTTATGTAGTTTTTCTTGTGTTTATTATTCATAGAGAGAGCCTTCATTACGTTGCGTTCTGAAATGTTGCCATATCATTACAACTGGTAATGCAACATGTAAGGGGTGTTTGATTATGAGGTAATAATGTGCATTATGTATTAATCAAAGAGCGACTAGAACACAAAGGCAGTGCTCAGAACCTCAAATGCCGTCTGCTGCATGTCACAGCAAATTTGTTCACTGACATATTGCAATAAGCATCTAATAACATGAAtttgaaagctgtttttaaacGATGTAATAGGATGACGCTTTAAGAGAAAATGAAAAGCTATTTGGATTTCAATTGTACACATAATATAGAGTGCATATTAATAGTCGCAGGTGTTAAATGTCACAGATTAGATTATAACTGCAAACGTGATTGAAATTCCAACTGCCTGGTATTTTCTCTCCTAGATATTAGATTGTCAAAAGGATCTTGGCCTTTTGGTTTGAGTGCTAGCTTTGTTGATAGGTGGAGACTTCTCCTGTTGAAGAGGTTAGCTCTGTTTGGCAGAACCTCCTACTTCTTTAATATAACAATCTGTCAAAAAACATTTCGACAATAATTACGGCCCCCTCCTCTTTCCTCTTTGTGTGTGCTCTTTCAAGACTTCAAAAGGAGGTTTCGTTCTTTTCTCTGTATGAAATATTCATAACTTCTGTGTTCGTGGCTTTGTGCATTAAACAGATAACAGacaaattttttatattatttaatcttATATTCTTTTGTTAGTTAACATATTTTGATATACATCACCTTCCGTTAAGCACCTAATTTGTTGAGCCCAAACAATATGCTAAGCGTCGATCTCAAAGTCATTCTCTCTAACAATGTATTGcactcaatatttttatttttgtgctcaGGAAAGATATCCTGGATTTTACAATCAAAAAGCCTGTATAATGTTGATTTGATTTGTTACAAAAATCATTCTGTGACTAATGTACAGTATTTCAGAGTTCATCTACATAATATGCCCTATagattctttttatttttacagtacaaatcCTTGTTTctgtacatatttataaataaacttttctaCACAAATGTTcaataatgttaatgtttttatctGATTAACTAACAAAAATGTACAGAGAAGTTGCCATATGAAAACAGAGTACTGCCAGAATTGCATTTTCTCATTAGTAACTTttataaatagtttatttagaaattactatatttgcatttattcacacataacaattgtaatttgtatttgttttatttttcctttctaCATGCTTTTAGTAACAATACTGAATAACCTAATTCATTCAAAGTGTATAAA is a window of Onychostoma macrolepis isolate SWU-2019 chromosome 21, ASM1243209v1, whole genome shotgun sequence DNA encoding:
- the gtf3c4 gene encoding general transcription factor 3C polypeptide 4, producing MAALGSNSTSEKSGSASEAQSGLDNDFWAGQGPVVLRDPAIKLLSPVSGLEPLLWAEDHRLAASSTNSVSIMELVCDIHSLSQNLVLHRSHIPVPDSACDLKVGPEKEVQTVKESFAKSKDPVVSQMISMDRAIHPQSGRLHGVKYTSWSPLGCDKYGRCLLAFLTLDNHLTIHSSHLHLQWKPFLDLTELYGEMLKSRNYSAQNDGSPPNSIKDLDELQRRYRMQMPVRMEWSGLCSMQQVQTNNACKDVSTVLLAVLMENGDVVVWQFSLPPQGKDSVVSCNTIKSGVSSPSVLTWWDYEHGGRKMSGLIVGSSGGPVKILPVNLKAVKGYFTLRQPVVLWQDKDQIPVHNIKCITLFHPHQKCNCSLVVAARGPYVFWCLLLISKAGLNVHNSHVTGLHSTPIISMTVCHNSGTIFTCSLDGKVKKLTPVFTDVAVEFKQEEIALPEGVAGRRIHGISVSPNGAYLALIANEGMINGLHPVNRTYQVQFVTLKSPNEAAAELLESQMHNLFRKTDLLDLLRWRILKDKSIPSVLQNNLDEKLQTSGSTYLWRLKLFLLRMLYKSMQKSPSEHLWRPTYREGKAVDEEAGGGEDEMAETSALEELRQVDAERQSSEEQMREISSRIEEVESQLIRENMKKVLGEVYLHTCVTQNTCIPTKGVCDFLTNDPANEDRAAKVLIGHIMNKMNKQTFPEYCSLCKEVLPFTDCKRAECKNGHRWLRCALSYQACQGVTYRRCLLQDSIASVAEPEDSDWIKKILQGPCIFCDSPLY